A window of Mesomycoplasma lagogenitalium contains these coding sequences:
- a CDS encoding adenylate kinase family protein, whose protein sequence is MIKNLIFLGAPGVGKGTAASLLSKKTNLVHLSTGEIFRSAIREKTKLGLELKSIVENGFYVPDEITNAIVQEKIDELYTKNINFILDGYPRTVNQANFLENLKSANIDKVILLEAPKDIIIQRLTKRRYCPVCSTTYHLDFKPSAKGELCEKDDTKLLQREDDKEEAIMKRLEVYNSETKILISFYEEKGMLVKLSAVSSPEEIVNNILQELEK, encoded by the coding sequence ATGATAAAAAATTTAATTTTTCTGGGAGCTCCTGGAGTTGGTAAAGGAACTGCTGCTTCACTACTTTCCAAAAAAACAAATTTAGTTCATTTATCAACGGGAGAAATTTTCCGTTCAGCAATTAGGGAAAAAACAAAGTTAGGATTAGAATTAAAATCAATTGTTGAAAATGGATTTTATGTACCTGATGAAATTACTAATGCTATAGTTCAAGAAAAAATTGATGAATTATATACTAAAAATATTAATTTTATTCTTGACGGTTATCCCAGAACAGTCAATCAAGCAAACTTTTTAGAAAATTTAAAAAGTGCCAATATTGACAAAGTTATTTTGCTTGAAGCACCAAAAGATATTATCATCCAAAGATTAACTAAAAGACGTTATTGTCCTGTTTGCTCAACAACTTATCATCTAGATTTTAAACCTTCAGCAAAAGGTGAATTATGTGAAAAAGATGATACAAAGTTATTGCAAAGAGAAGATGATAAAGAAGAAGCAATAATGAAAAGATTGGAAGTTTATAATTCAGAAACTAAAATATTAATTAGTTTTTACGAAGAAAAAGGTATGTTAGTTAAACTTTCTGCTGTTTCATCGCCTGAAGAAATTGTAAATAATATTTTGCAAGAGTTAGAAAAATAA
- the secY gene encoding preprotein translocase subunit SecY codes for MFRLFKKAWNWIVYNVSRAYLNIKHKIQTFSREKVLTKKILFTIGILSIFVIAGTITMPGVGLNKNATIDANSFLGIINIVGGGGLSNFSIVALGIGPFITSSLIMMVAQTKLFPPIHRLSQSGPLGRRKINIITRFLTIAVAIVQSIVLIRTLFDSNQITSSFVYLQNNSNYYKYFILPSILIGGSLFSLFLGEQITDKGVGNGTSLLIFSGIIVQLPAKFRSAYSYYMGGAESGALISNIIFFGVYIIGFLVLIFIISYVYLAERKIPIQQTGAGMSKNIKDISVLPIKVNPAGVMPIIFSLIVLSLPTLIVGLLDPYTSSTRYWVERSLRLTDPIGFSIFIVITFLFSIGMGLQQSRVDKIAEDFGKNSTFIPGIRPGEQTEDYLISVVLRLSIFSAFYLVAIGATEPIMQMLGMPRTITYGGTSLIILVSTALETMSQIKARRESEKISHKRKKITKSINKNNNKNFNNNGDLLW; via the coding sequence ATGTTTAGATTATTTAAAAAAGCTTGAAATTGAATTGTTTATAATGTGTCAAGAGCTTATTTAAATATTAAACATAAAATTCAAACTTTTTCTCGTGAAAAAGTATTAACCAAAAAAATATTATTTACAATTGGAATTTTATCAATTTTTGTAATTGCAGGAACTATCACTATGCCAGGTGTTGGTCTTAATAAAAATGCAACAATTGATGCTAATTCCTTTTTGGGAATAATTAATATTGTTGGTGGTGGTGGATTATCTAATTTTTCCATCGTCGCCTTGGGAATAGGTCCGTTTATTACATCATCATTAATTATGATGGTGGCGCAAACAAAACTATTTCCTCCTATACACCGCTTAAGTCAATCTGGACCGCTTGGGAGACGGAAAATAAATATAATAACTAGATTTTTAACAATTGCTGTTGCAATTGTTCAATCTATTGTTTTAATAAGAACTTTATTTGACAGTAATCAAATAACTAGTAGTTTTGTTTATTTACAAAATAATAGTAATTATTATAAATATTTTATTTTACCTTCTATTCTCATTGGCGGTTCTTTATTTTCTTTATTTTTAGGAGAACAAATTACTGATAAAGGTGTAGGAAACGGAACATCACTTTTAATTTTTTCAGGTATCATTGTTCAATTACCTGCAAAATTCCGTTCAGCCTATAGCTATTATATGGGTGGTGCTGAAAGTGGTGCTTTAATTAGCAATATAATCTTTTTTGGTGTATATATCATCGGATTTTTAGTTTTAATATTTATAATTTCTTATGTATATCTTGCAGAAAGAAAAATACCAATTCAGCAAACTGGAGCTGGAATGTCGAAGAACATTAAAGATATTTCAGTGTTACCAATTAAGGTAAATCCAGCAGGGGTAATGCCAATTATTTTTTCATTAATTGTTTTATCATTACCAACATTGATAGTTGGACTTTTAGATCCTTATACTTCAAGTACAAGATATTGAGTAGAAAGAAGTTTAAGATTAACAGATCCAATTGGATTTTCTATTTTTATTGTTATTACATTTTTATTTTCAATAGGAATGGGATTACAACAATCTAGAGTAGATAAAATTGCTGAAGATTTTGGGAAAAATTCAACATTTATTCCTGGAATAAGACCGGGTGAACAAACTGAAGATTATTTAATTTCAGTTGTTTTAAGACTTTCAATTTTTTCAGCATTTTATCTTGTAGCGATTGGTGCTACTGAACCTATTATGCAAATGTTAGGAATGCCACGAACAATAACTTATGGTGGAACTTCATTGATTATTTTAGTTTCAACAGCACTAGAAACTATGAGTCAAATAAAAGCGAGAAGAGAATCGGAAAAAATTTCTCATAAAAGAAAAAAAATAACTAAGTCAATTAACAAAAACAATAACAAAAACTTTAATAATAATGGAGATTTATTATGATAA
- the rplO gene encoding 50S ribosomal protein L15, whose amino-acid sequence MSFKLHSLVSSEGSRKEKHRKGRGHAAGKGKQAGKGQSGQKKRGSVRPGFEGGQNPLFRRLPKIGFNNINKIEYQIVSLAKLEQNYNDGDKVSLESLFEKRLVRRKTMPVKLLASGSLTKKLTIEVNSVSTTAKEVVEKLGGTVNLV is encoded by the coding sequence ATGTCATTTAAATTACATTCATTAGTTAGTTCAGAAGGTTCAAGAAAAGAAAAGCACCGTAAAGGTCGTGGGCATGCAGCTGGTAAGGGTAAACAAGCTGGTAAAGGACAATCAGGACAAAAAAAACGTGGAAGTGTTAGACCTGGATTTGAAGGTGGTCAAAACCCATTATTTAGACGTTTACCAAAAATTGGGTTTAATAACATTAATAAAATTGAATATCAAATAGTTTCATTAGCAAAATTGGAGCAAAATTATAACGATGGGGATAAAGTTTCATTAGAGAGTTTATTTGAAAAAAGATTAGTTAGAAGAAAAACAATGCCTGTTAAATTACTAGCATCTGGTTCATTAACTAAAAAATTAACTATCGAAGTAAATTCCGTGTCAACAACTGCAAAAGAAGTGGTTGAAAAATTAGGGGGAACAGTAAATTTAGTTTAA
- the rpsE gene encoding 30S ribosomal protein S5: MENKQEVKKEFVKKAAPTRKIVALKENASSKNKDDKKDGKANRKFSRKRDVNKQAFQSEFEEKVIDIARVTTVVKGGRRFSFSAYAVVGNKKGKVGFGHGKANEVQDAIKKAVKDAQNNLITVPIVDVAATVPHEITEKFLASKVMLKPAPRGKGIIASGTVLAVVELAGYSNIYTKTYGSRTKANIVRATVNALQKLRTVEKIAELRDVSVEDLNSNK; this comes from the coding sequence ATGGAAAATAAACAAGAAGTTAAAAAAGAATTTGTTAAAAAAGCAGCTCCAACAAGAAAAATTGTTGCTCTAAAAGAAAATGCTTCTTCAAAAAACAAAGATGATAAAAAAGACGGAAAAGCAAATCGTAAATTTTCAAGAAAAAGAGATGTTAATAAACAAGCATTTCAATCAGAATTTGAAGAAAAAGTTATTGATATCGCTAGAGTTACAACAGTTGTTAAAGGTGGAAGAAGATTTTCATTTTCAGCATATGCTGTTGTAGGAAATAAAAAAGGAAAAGTTGGTTTTGGTCACGGAAAAGCTAACGAAGTACAAGACGCTATTAAAAAAGCAGTTAAAGATGCTCAAAACAATTTAATAACTGTTCCTATTGTTGATGTGGCAGCGACAGTTCCACATGAAATTACAGAAAAATTTTTAGCATCAAAAGTTATGTTAAAACCCGCTCCTAGAGGTAAGGGGATTATAGCTTCAGGAACAGTTCTTGCTGTTGTTGAATTAGCAGGATATTCAAACATTTATACAAAAACATATGGATCAAGAACAAAAGCAAATATTGTTAGGGCAACAGTAAATGCATTACAAAAACTTAGAACAGTAGAAAAAATTGCAGAACTAAGAGATGTTAGTGTTGAAGATCTTAATAGTAACAAATAA
- the rplR gene encoding 50S ribosomal protein L18: MAKLSRNQARIKKHNRIKAKLALGTAIKPRLSVYKSLSNFYAQLIDDSTGKTLASVSTLKNAEYGGNIKAAEKVGTLMGQKINELKIQSIVFDRSGYIYHGRVKAFAEAVRKEGVKF; the protein is encoded by the coding sequence ATGGCAAAATTATCAAGAAATCAAGCTAGAATTAAAAAACATAACAGAATTAAAGCAAAATTAGCTTTAGGAACTGCTATTAAACCTCGTTTATCAGTTTATAAATCTTTATCTAATTTTTATGCACAATTAATTGACGATAGTACAGGAAAAACATTAGCATCTGTTTCTACATTAAAAAATGCAGAATATGGTGGGAATATTAAAGCAGCTGAAAAAGTTGGAACCTTAATGGGTCAAAAAATTAATGAATTGAAAATTCAAAGCATTGTATTTGATCGTTCAGGATATATTTATCACGGAAGAGTTAAAGCATTTGCTGAAGCAGTAAGAAAAGAAGGGGTTAAATTTTAA
- the rplF gene encoding 50S ribosomal protein L6: protein MSRVGKRVLTIPQGIEVIVNKTEVTVKGKLGTLVKNFSPLILIKIDGSSLTTERVNEEKHTKQLHGTTNSLIAGMIEGVTNGFVKELEIKGVGYKATLKDNQLEILAGFSHPVLVDIPSSLKVEVPKPVSVKVSGIDKQEVGQLASVIRAVRKPSPYSGKGIMYKGEMIRRKEGKKASK, encoded by the coding sequence ATGTCTAGAGTTGGAAAAAGAGTTTTAACAATTCCTCAGGGAATTGAAGTAATTGTTAATAAAACAGAAGTAACAGTTAAAGGTAAATTAGGTACATTAGTTAAAAATTTTTCTCCATTAATTTTAATTAAAATCGATGGATCTTCATTAACTACCGAAAGAGTTAACGAAGAAAAACACACAAAACAATTACACGGAACCACCAATTCATTAATCGCCGGAATGATTGAAGGAGTTACTAATGGATTTGTGAAAGAATTGGAAATTAAAGGGGTTGGATATAAAGCGACTTTAAAAGATAATCAATTAGAAATTCTAGCTGGTTTTTCCCACCCTGTTTTAGTAGATATTCCAAGTTCATTAAAAGTGGAAGTTCCAAAACCTGTATCAGTAAAAGTATCAGGAATTGATAAACAAGAAGTAGGTCAATTAGCATCAGTTATTAGAGCAGTTAGAAAACCAAGTCCATATTCTGGAAAAGGAATTATGTACAAAGGTGAAATGATAAGACGTAAAGAAGGGAAAAAAGCTTCTAAATAG
- the rpsH gene encoding 30S ribosomal protein S8: MAIITDSIADMIVRIKNAFMRKHKTVEIPHSNKKHQILDIFKREGYIQDFQAVGEGVSKKLVVELKYKGTTSAITGIKRISKPGLKVYSSVNNLPKVLSGYGTVIVSTSKGFLTDKEARKENVGGEIIAYIW; this comes from the coding sequence ATGGCTATAATTACAGATTCAATTGCAGATATGATAGTAAGAATCAAAAATGCATTCATGAGAAAACACAAAACAGTTGAAATCCCACATTCTAATAAAAAACACCAAATTCTCGATATTTTCAAAAGAGAAGGATACATTCAAGATTTTCAAGCAGTAGGAGAAGGTGTATCTAAAAAACTTGTTGTTGAATTAAAATACAAAGGGACAACAAGTGCAATTACAGGAATTAAAAGAATTTCAAAACCTGGATTAAAAGTTTATTCTTCTGTAAATAATTTACCTAAAGTACTTTCTGGTTATGGAACAGTTATTGTTTCTACATCAAAAGGATTTTTAACTGATAAAGAAGCAAGAAAGGAAAATGTTGGTGGTGAAATCATCGCTTACATTTGATAA
- a CDS encoding type Z 30S ribosomal protein S14: protein MAKQSLKVKAKKHQKFKVREYTRCELCGRPHAVLRKFKICRICFRKLAHEGKIPGIKKASW from the coding sequence ATGGCAAAACAATCATTAAAAGTTAAAGCAAAAAAACATCAAAAATTCAAAGTTAGAGAATATACAAGATGCGAATTATGTGGTCGTCCACATGCTGTTTTAAGAAAATTTAAAATATGTCGTATTTGTTTCAGAAAATTAGCACACGAAGGAAAAATTCCTGGTATTAAGAAAGCGAGTTGATAA
- the rplE gene encoding 50S ribosomal protein L5 yields the protein MTLKDKYEKEVKKLLVEKFGYKSPMQLPKIEKIILNMTAGKEVTNSKAIEEVMNELALISGQKPSQTVAKKSLASWKLREGMPMGGKVTLRREKMWDFLNKLINVAIPRIRDFRGVNPKAFDGRGNYSLGVKEEIIFPEISFDKIRKIKGLDVIIVTTAKTNEEARFLLEKLGMPFGKAEK from the coding sequence ATGACATTAAAAGATAAATATGAAAAAGAAGTTAAAAAACTACTTGTAGAAAAATTTGGTTATAAATCACCAATGCAATTACCTAAAATTGAAAAAATTATTTTAAATATGACAGCTGGAAAAGAAGTTACAAATTCAAAAGCTATTGAAGAAGTTATGAACGAATTGGCATTAATTTCTGGTCAAAAACCTTCACAAACAGTAGCTAAAAAATCATTGGCTTCATGAAAACTACGTGAAGGAATGCCAATGGGAGGAAAAGTTACATTAAGAAGAGAAAAAATGTGAGATTTTTTAAATAAATTAATTAATGTAGCAATTCCAAGAATTAGAGATTTTAGAGGAGTAAATCCTAAAGCATTTGATGGTAGAGGTAATTACTCTTTAGGTGTTAAAGAAGAAATTATTTTTCCAGAAATTAGTTTCGATAAAATAAGAAAAATTAAGGGATTAGATGTAATTATTGTAACAACTGCAAAAACAAATGAAGAAGCAAGATTTTTATTAGAAAAATTAGGAATGCCTTTCGGTAAGGCTGAAAAATAA